Proteins from a single region of Lelliottia sp. JS-SCA-14:
- a CDS encoding glucose/quinate/shikimate family membrane-bound PQQ-dependent dehydrogenase: MAETKSPQPRLLVTLTAAFAAFCALYLLAGGVWLVALGGSWYYPIAGLVMVGVTILLLRRKRSALWLYAALLLATMVWGVWEVGFDFWALTPRSDILVFFGVWLILPFVWRRLVVPSNGAVGGLVVVLLITAGILTWAGFNDPQEVKGTLSADSTPAAAISQVADGDWPAYGRNQEGQRYSPLKQINADNVKNLKEAWTFRTGDLKQPNDPGELTNEVTPIKVGDMLYLCTAHQRLFALDAATGKEKWHFDPQLNTNTSFQHVTCRGVSYHEARAETASPEVVADCPRRIILPVNDGRLFAINAETGKLCETFANKGILNLQTNMPDTTPGLYEPTSPPIITDKTIVIAGSVTDNFSTRETSGVIRGFDVNTGKLLWAFDPGAKDPNAIPSDEHTFTFNSPNSWAPAAYDAKLDLVYLPMGVTTPDIWGGNRTPEQERYASAIVALNATTGKLAWSYQTVHHDLWDMDMPSQPTLADITVDGKTVPVIYAPAKTGNIFVLDRTNGKLVVPAPEKPVPQGAAKGDYVSKTQPFSDLSFRPKKDLTGADMWGATMFDQLVCRVMFHQLRYEGIFTPPSEQGTLVFPGNLGMFEWGGISVDPNRQVAIANPMALPFVSKLIPRGPGNPMEQPKDAKGSGTEAGIQPQYGVPFGVTLNPFLSPFGLPCKQPAWGYISALDLKTNQVVWKKRIGTPQDSMPFPMPVPVPFNMGMPMLGGPISTAGNVLFIAATADNYLRAYNMTNGEKLWQGRLPAGGQATPMTYEVNGKQYVVISAGGHGSFGTKMGDYIVAYALPDDVK; encoded by the coding sequence ATGGCTGAAACAAAATCTCCACAGCCGCGTCTACTGGTAACGTTAACAGCCGCATTTGCCGCTTTCTGCGCGCTGTATCTGTTAGCCGGTGGCGTATGGCTGGTCGCGTTAGGCGGCTCCTGGTACTACCCAATTGCGGGCCTGGTCATGGTTGGCGTGACTATCCTGCTGTTACGTCGTAAACGTTCCGCGCTGTGGCTTTACGCAGCATTACTGCTCGCGACGATGGTCTGGGGTGTCTGGGAGGTCGGCTTCGACTTCTGGGCGCTCACGCCCCGTAGCGACATCCTCGTCTTCTTTGGTGTCTGGCTGATTCTGCCGTTCGTCTGGCGTCGCCTGGTGGTGCCTTCTAACGGTGCCGTCGGTGGGCTGGTCGTTGTCCTGCTGATTACTGCTGGCATTCTGACCTGGGCCGGATTTAACGATCCGCAGGAAGTGAAAGGCACCCTGAGCGCCGATTCCACCCCTGCCGCCGCAATCTCTCAGGTGGCGGACGGTGACTGGCCGGCGTATGGCCGCAATCAGGAAGGTCAACGCTACTCGCCGCTGAAGCAGATCAACGCCGACAACGTGAAAAACCTGAAAGAGGCCTGGACCTTCCGCACCGGCGATCTGAAGCAGCCGAACGATCCGGGTGAACTGACCAACGAAGTCACGCCGATCAAAGTGGGCGACATGCTCTACCTGTGTACCGCTCACCAGCGTCTGTTCGCGCTGGATGCAGCGACAGGCAAGGAGAAGTGGCACTTTGATCCGCAGCTGAACACCAATACCTCGTTCCAGCATGTGACCTGTCGCGGTGTCTCTTACCACGAAGCGCGCGCGGAAACGGCCTCCCCGGAAGTGGTGGCAGACTGCCCTCGCCGTATCATTCTGCCGGTGAACGATGGCCGTCTGTTTGCCATCAACGCCGAAACCGGCAAGCTGTGCGAAACCTTTGCCAACAAAGGTATCCTCAACCTGCAGACCAACATGCCGGATACCACGCCGGGCCTGTATGAGCCGACGTCTCCGCCGATCATCACCGATAAAACCATCGTCATTGCCGGGTCGGTCACGGATAACTTCTCTACCCGTGAAACCTCTGGCGTGATTCGCGGTTTCGACGTGAACACCGGGAAACTGCTGTGGGCCTTCGATCCGGGTGCGAAAGATCCAAACGCAATCCCGTCGGATGAACATACCTTTACCTTTAACTCCCCGAACTCCTGGGCACCGGCCGCATATGACGCCAAGCTGGATCTGGTCTATCTGCCGATGGGCGTGACCACGCCAGATATCTGGGGCGGGAACCGCACGCCAGAGCAGGAGCGTTACGCCAGCGCGATTGTGGCGCTGAACGCCACGACCGGGAAACTGGCCTGGAGCTATCAAACCGTTCACCACGATCTGTGGGATATGGATATGCCGTCCCAGCCGACGCTGGCCGACATTACCGTCGACGGTAAAACGGTTCCGGTGATTTACGCTCCGGCAAAAACCGGCAACATCTTCGTGCTGGATCGTACTAACGGCAAACTGGTGGTTCCGGCTCCGGAAAAACCGGTCCCGCAGGGTGCGGCGAAAGGCGACTACGTTTCTAAAACGCAGCCATTCTCTGACCTGAGCTTCCGTCCGAAGAAAGATCTGACCGGCGCGGACATGTGGGGCGCCACCATGTTCGACCAGCTGGTGTGCCGCGTGATGTTCCATCAGCTGCGCTATGAAGGCATCTTCACCCCGCCGTCTGAGCAGGGCACGCTGGTCTTCCCGGGTAACCTGGGGATGTTCGAATGGGGCGGTATTTCTGTCGATCCAAACCGTCAGGTGGCGATTGCTAACCCGATGGCGCTGCCGTTTGTCTCGAAGCTGATCCCACGCGGTCCGGGCAACCCGATGGAGCAGCCGAAAGACGCGAAAGGCAGCGGTACCGAAGCCGGTATTCAGCCGCAGTATGGCGTGCCGTTTGGCGTGACGCTGAACCCGTTCCTGTCGCCGTTTGGTCTGCCGTGTAAACAGCCTGCCTGGGGTTATATTTCCGCGCTGGATCTGAAAACCAATCAGGTCGTGTGGAAAAAACGTATTGGTACGCCGCAGGACAGCATGCCGTTCCCAATGCCGGTTCCGGTGCCGTTCAATATGGGGATGCCGATGCTCGGTGGCCCAATCTCTACCGCCGGTAACGTCCTGTTCATCGCCGCAACCGCAGATAACTACCTGCGCGCGTACAACATGACCAACGGTGAAAAACTGTGGCAAGGCCGTCTGCCTGCAGGCGGACAGGCCACACCGATGACCTACGAAGTGAATGGCAAGCAGTATGTTGTCATCTCGGCGGGCGGTCACGGATCGTTTGGCACGAAAATGGGCGATTATATTGTCGCGTATGCGTTGCCGGATGATGTGAAGTAA
- the hpt gene encoding hypoxanthine phosphoribosyltransferase, with protein sequence MKHTVEVMIPEAEIKARIAELGRQITERYQDSGSDMVLVGLLRGSFMFMADLCREVQVSHEVDFMTASSYGSGMSTTRDVKILKDLDEDIRGKDVLIVEDIIDSGNTLSKVREILSLRGPKSLAICTLLDKPTRREVDVPVEFVGFSIPDEFVVGYGIDYAQRYRHLPYVGKVVLLDE encoded by the coding sequence ATGAAACATACTGTTGAAGTGATGATCCCGGAAGCGGAGATCAAAGCGCGTATCGCCGAACTGGGTCGTCAAATCACCGAACGTTATCAGGACAGCGGCAGCGATATGGTGCTGGTGGGTCTGCTGCGCGGCTCATTCATGTTCATGGCAGACCTGTGCCGTGAAGTTCAGGTGTCCCATGAAGTGGATTTCATGACCGCCTCCAGCTACGGCAGCGGGATGTCGACCACCCGTGATGTGAAAATCCTGAAAGACCTGGACGAAGACATTCGCGGCAAGGACGTGTTAATCGTAGAAGACATTATCGATTCCGGTAACACCCTTTCTAAAGTGCGCGAGATCCTGAGCCTGCGCGGACCAAAATCCCTGGCGATTTGTACCCTGCTGGATAAACCGACGCGTCGCGAAGTGGACGTCCCGGTTGAATTTGTCGGTTTCTCAATCCCGGATGAGTTCGTGGTGGGTTACGGCATCGATTACGCACAGCGCTATCGCCATCTGCCGTATGTTGGAAAAGTGGTTCTGCTGGACGAGTAG
- the speE gene encoding polyamine aminopropyltransferase: MTEKTLWHETLHDQFGQYFAVDNVLYHEKTDHQDLIIFENAAFGRVMALDGVVQTTERDEFIYHEMMTHVPLLAHGHAKHVLIIGGGDGAMLREVSRHKTVETITMVEIDAGVVSFCRQYLPNHNAGSYDDPRFTLVIDDGVNFVNQTSQTFDVIISDCTDPIGPGATLFTSSFYEGCKRCLNPGGIFVAQNGVCFLQQDEALDSHRKLSTYFGDVSFYQAAIPTYYGGIMTFAWATDNEALRHLSTEIIQARFHQANLICRYYNPAVHTAAFALPQYLQDALSSKGVN; the protein is encoded by the coding sequence GTGACCGAGAAAACCCTATGGCACGAAACGCTGCATGACCAGTTTGGTCAGTACTTTGCCGTTGATAACGTGCTTTATCATGAGAAAACCGATCATCAGGATCTGATCATTTTCGAAAACGCCGCGTTCGGGCGCGTCATGGCGCTGGACGGCGTGGTGCAAACCACCGAGCGCGATGAGTTTATCTATCACGAAATGATGACCCACGTGCCGCTGCTGGCGCACGGGCACGCGAAACACGTGCTGATTATCGGCGGCGGCGACGGCGCGATGCTGCGCGAAGTCTCCCGCCATAAAACCGTCGAAACCATCACCATGGTCGAGATCGACGCCGGTGTTGTCTCCTTCTGCCGCCAGTATCTACCGAACCACAATGCGGGCAGCTACGACGATCCACGCTTTACGCTGGTGATCGACGACGGCGTCAACTTCGTGAATCAGACCAGCCAGACTTTCGACGTGATCATCTCCGACTGCACCGATCCCATCGGGCCGGGCGCGACGCTCTTCACCTCGTCCTTCTACGAAGGCTGCAAGCGCTGCCTGAACCCTGGCGGGATCTTCGTGGCGCAGAACGGCGTCTGCTTCCTGCAGCAGGACGAAGCCCTCGACAGCCACCGCAAGCTCAGCACCTATTTCGGTGACGTGAGCTTCTACCAGGCGGCGATCCCGACCTATTACGGCGGTATCATGACCTTCGCCTGGGCGACGGACAACGAGGCGCTGCGCCATCTCTCCACCGAGATTATCCAGGCGCGCTTCCATCAGGCAAACCTCATCTGCCGCTACTACAATCCGGCAGTGCACACGGCCGCTTTTGCCTTGCCACAATATCTGCAAGACGCGCTGTCCTCTAAGGGGGTGAACTAA
- the acnB gene encoding bifunctional aconitate hydratase 2/2-methylisocitrate dehydratase, with the protein MLEEYRKHVAERAAEGIVPKPLDATQMAGLVELLKNPPAGEEEFLLDLLINRVPPGVDEAAYVKAGFLAAVAKGEATSPLVTPEKAIELLGTMQGGYNIHPLIDALDSDALAPIAAKALSQTLLMFDNFYDVEEKAKAGNRHAKQVMQSWADAEWFLNRPQLAEKITVTVFKVTGETNTDDLSPAPDAWSRPDIPLHALAMLKNAREGIHPDQPGSVGPIKQIEELNKKGFPLAYVGDVVGTGSSRKSATNSVLWFMGDDIPHVPNKRGGGLCLGGKIAPIFFNTMEDAGALPIEVDVNNLNMGDVIDVYPFKGEVRNHETNELLASFELKTDVLIDEVRAGGRIPLIIGRGLTTKAREALGLPHSDVFRQAKDVAESNRGFSLAQKMVGRACGVTGVRPGAYCEPKMTSVGSQDTTGPMTRDELKDLACLGFSSDLVMQSFCHTAAYPKPVDVTTHHTLPDFIMNRGGVSLRPGDGVIHSWLNRMLLPDTVGTGGDSHTRFPIGISFPAGSGLVAFAAATGVMPLDMPESVLVRFKGKMQPGITLRDLVHAIPLYAIKQGLLTVEKKGKKNIFSGRILEIEGLPDLKVEQAFELTDASAERSAAGCTIKLNQEPIVEYLTSNIVLLKWMIAEGYGDRRTLERRVQGMEKWLADPQLLEADADAEYAAVIDIDLADIKEPILCAPNDPDDARLLSDVQGDKIDEVFIGSCMTNIGHFRAAGKLLDTHKGQLPTRLWVAPPTRMDAAQLTEEGYYSVFGKSGARIEIPGCSLCMGNQARVADGATVVSTSTRNFPNRLGTGANVYLASAELAAVAALIGKLPTPEEYQTYVAQVDKTAVDTYRYLNFDKLSQYTEKADGVIFQTAV; encoded by the coding sequence GTGCTAGAAGAATACCGTAAGCACGTAGCAGAACGTGCCGCCGAGGGAATTGTACCGAAACCCTTAGATGCAACCCAGATGGCCGGCCTCGTCGAGCTGCTGAAGAACCCGCCTGCGGGCGAAGAAGAATTCCTGTTAGATCTGTTGATCAACCGCGTTCCGCCTGGCGTCGATGAAGCCGCGTATGTAAAAGCCGGATTCCTTGCTGCCGTTGCCAAAGGCGAAGCCACCTCCCCACTGGTCACTCCTGAAAAAGCCATTGAACTGCTCGGCACCATGCAGGGCGGCTACAACATTCATCCGTTAATTGATGCACTGGATAGCGACGCGCTGGCACCGATTGCCGCCAAAGCGCTGTCTCAGACGCTGCTGATGTTTGATAACTTCTACGATGTGGAAGAGAAAGCCAAAGCCGGCAACCGTCACGCAAAACAGGTGATGCAATCCTGGGCTGATGCCGAATGGTTCCTGAACCGTCCACAGCTTGCCGAAAAAATTACCGTCACCGTCTTCAAAGTGACCGGTGAAACCAACACCGATGACCTGTCGCCGGCTCCGGATGCCTGGTCTCGCCCGGATATCCCACTGCACGCTCTGGCGATGCTGAAAAACGCCCGCGAAGGCATCCATCCGGATCAGCCGGGCAGCGTTGGCCCGATCAAACAGATCGAAGAGTTAAATAAGAAAGGCTTCCCGCTGGCCTACGTCGGTGACGTAGTCGGGACCGGCTCTTCGCGTAAATCCGCGACCAACTCGGTGCTGTGGTTCATGGGCGATGATATCCCTCATGTGCCGAACAAGCGCGGCGGCGGCCTGTGTCTTGGCGGTAAAATCGCACCGATCTTCTTCAACACTATGGAAGATGCGGGCGCACTGCCGATCGAAGTGGACGTCAACAACCTGAACATGGGTGACGTGATTGACGTTTATCCGTTCAAAGGCGAAGTCCGCAACCACGAAACCAATGAACTGCTGGCAAGCTTCGAGCTGAAAACCGACGTGCTGATCGACGAAGTGCGCGCCGGTGGCCGTATCCCGCTGATCATCGGTCGCGGCCTGACCACCAAAGCGCGTGAAGCGCTCGGTCTGCCGCACAGCGATGTGTTCCGTCAGGCGAAAGACGTGGCCGAGAGCAATCGCGGCTTCTCCCTGGCACAGAAAATGGTCGGTCGTGCATGCGGCGTGACCGGCGTTCGTCCGGGCGCGTACTGCGAGCCAAAAATGACCTCCGTCGGTTCTCAGGACACCACCGGTCCAATGACCCGTGATGAGCTGAAAGACCTGGCGTGTCTGGGCTTCTCGTCTGACCTGGTGATGCAGTCCTTCTGCCACACGGCGGCCTATCCGAAGCCGGTTGACGTGACCACACACCACACTCTGCCAGACTTCATCATGAACCGTGGCGGCGTCTCCCTGCGTCCGGGCGATGGTGTGATCCACTCCTGGCTGAACCGTATGCTGCTGCCGGATACCGTCGGTACCGGTGGTGACTCCCATACCCGTTTCCCGATCGGCATCTCCTTCCCGGCCGGTTCTGGTCTGGTGGCGTTTGCTGCCGCGACGGGCGTGATGCCGCTGGACATGCCGGAATCCGTTCTGGTGCGTTTCAAAGGCAAAATGCAGCCGGGCATCACCCTGCGCGATCTGGTTCATGCGATCCCGCTGTACGCGATCAAACAGGGTCTGCTGACCGTTGAGAAGAAAGGCAAGAAGAACATCTTCTCTGGCCGCATTCTGGAGATCGAAGGTCTGCCGGATCTGAAAGTCGAGCAGGCGTTTGAGCTGACCGATGCGTCCGCCGAGCGTTCTGCGGCGGGCTGCACCATCAAGCTGAACCAGGAGCCGATCGTTGAGTATCTCACCTCTAACATCGTGCTGCTGAAGTGGATGATTGCCGAAGGTTACGGCGATCGTCGTACGCTGGAGCGTCGCGTGCAGGGCATGGAAAAATGGCTGGCCGATCCGCAACTGCTCGAAGCTGACGCTGACGCAGAATACGCGGCGGTGATCGACATCGATCTGGCGGATATCAAAGAGCCAATCCTGTGTGCACCAAACGATCCTGACGATGCGCGTCTGCTGTCTGACGTGCAGGGCGATAAGATCGACGAAGTGTTCATCGGCTCTTGCATGACCAACATCGGTCACTTCCGTGCGGCCGGTAAGCTGCTGGATACCCATAAAGGCCAGCTGCCAACCCGTCTGTGGGTCGCTCCGCCAACGCGTATGGATGCGGCACAGCTGACGGAAGAAGGCTACTACAGCGTGTTTGGTAAGAGCGGTGCGCGTATCGAAATCCCTGGCTGTTCCCTGTGTATGGGTAACCAGGCGCGCGTGGCTGACGGTGCGACCGTGGTCTCCACCTCGACCCGTAACTTCCCGAACCGTTTAGGAACCGGCGCGAACGTCTACCTGGCTTCTGCGGAGCTGGCGGCGGTTGCGGCGCTGATCGGCAAACTGCCAACGCCGGAAGAGTACCAGACCTATGTGGCGCAGGTTGATAAGACGGCGGTGGATACCTATCGTTATCTGAACTTCGATAAGCTCTCTCAGTACACCGAGAAAGCGGACGGCGTGATCTTCCAGACGGCAGTATAA
- a CDS encoding YacC family pilotin-like protein: MKTFFRTILFTSLVAMSANSYALSENEAEDMADLTAVFVFLKNDCGYQNLPNGQIRRALVFFAQQNQWDLSNYDSFDMKALGEDSYRDLSGIGIPVAKKCKALARDSLSLLAYVK, translated from the coding sequence ATGAAGACGTTTTTCAGGACAATTTTGTTCACAAGCCTGGTGGCGATGAGTGCGAACAGTTATGCGCTGAGTGAAAACGAAGCGGAAGATATGGCCGATTTAACGGCAGTTTTTGTTTTCCTGAAAAACGATTGTGGATACCAGAATTTACCCAACGGGCAGATTCGTCGCGCACTGGTCTTTTTTGCCCAGCAGAACCAATGGGATCTCAGCAACTACGATAGCTTTGACATGAAGGCGCTCGGTGAAGACAGCTACCGCGATTTAAGCGGCATTGGCATTCCTGTCGCGAAAAAATGCAAAGCGCTGGCCCGCGATTCGCTGAGCCTGCTCGCCTACGTGAAGTAA
- the yacL gene encoding protein YacL yields the protein MDYEFLRDITGVVKVRMSMGHEVVGHWFNEEVKENLALLDEVEDAAQTVKGSERSWQRVGHEYTLWMDGEEVMVRANQLEFSGDEMEEGMSYYDEESLSLCGVEDFLQVVAAYRDFMKQK from the coding sequence ATGGATTACGAATTTCTGCGCGATATCACCGGAGTGGTGAAAGTGCGCATGTCGATGGGCCACGAAGTGGTCGGGCACTGGTTTAACGAAGAAGTGAAAGAAAATCTCGCCCTGCTCGATGAAGTCGAAGACGCTGCACAAACCGTCAAAGGCAGCGAGCGCTCCTGGCAGCGCGTCGGACACGAGTACACCCTCTGGATGGACGGCGAAGAGGTGATGGTTCGCGCCAATCAGCTCGAGTTTTCCGGCGATGAGATGGAAGAGGGGATGAGCTACTACGATGAAGAGAGCCTGTCGCTGTGCGGCGTAGAGGACTTTTTGCAGGTGGTGGCAGCGTACCGCGATTTTATGAAACAGAAGTAA
- the speD gene encoding adenosylmethionine decarboxylase — translation MKKLKLHGFNNLTKSLSFCIYDICYVKTAEERDGYIAYIDELYNANRLTEILSETCSIIGANILNIARQDYEPQGASVTILVSEEPIDPKLIDPTEHPGPLPDAVVAHLDKSHICVHTYPESHPEGGLCTFRADIEVSTCGVISPLNALNYLIHQLESDIVTVDYRVRGFTRDINGMKHFIDHEINSIQNFMSEDMKALYDMMDVNVYQENIFHTKMLLKEFDLQHYMFHTKPEDLSEEERKTITDLLWKEMREIYYGRNIPAV, via the coding sequence TTGAAAAAGCTGAAACTGCATGGCTTTAACAACCTGACCAAAAGCCTGAGTTTTTGTATTTACGATATCTGCTACGTGAAAACAGCGGAGGAGCGCGATGGTTATATCGCCTATATCGATGAACTCTACAACGCCAACCGACTGACCGAGATCCTGTCAGAAACCTGCTCCATCATCGGGGCCAATATCCTGAACATTGCGCGTCAGGACTATGAACCGCAGGGCGCGAGCGTCACGATCCTCGTGAGCGAAGAGCCGATTGATCCCAAGCTTATCGACCCGACTGAACACCCCGGCCCGCTGCCCGACGCGGTGGTCGCCCATCTCGATAAGAGCCACATCTGCGTGCATACCTACCCCGAGAGTCACCCGGAAGGCGGGTTGTGTACTTTCCGCGCCGACATTGAAGTCTCCACCTGCGGGGTGATTTCTCCGCTCAACGCGCTGAACTATCTCATCCACCAGCTGGAATCCGATATTGTCACCGTCGATTATCGCGTGCGGGGTTTCACCCGTGATATCAACGGCATGAAACATTTTATCGACCATGAGATCAATTCGATTCAGAACTTTATGTCCGAGGATATGAAGGCGCTGTACGACATGATGGACGTGAACGTGTACCAGGAAAACATCTTCCATACCAAGATGTTACTGAAGGAGTTCGACCTCCAGCACTACATGTTCCACACGAAGCCTGAAGATTTAAGCGAAGAAGAGCGGAAGACGATCACCGACCTGCTCTGGAAAGAGATGCGCGAAATCTACTACGGCCGCAATATTCCGGCCGTGTAA
- the can gene encoding carbonate dehydratase, translating into MNDIDTLISNNALWSKMLIEEDPGFFEKLAKAQNPRFLWIGCSDSRVPAERLTGLDSGELFVHRNVANLVIHTDLNCLSVVQYAVDVLEVEHIIICGHYGCGGVQAAVENPELGLIDNWLLHIRDIWFKHSSLLGEMPQERRLDTLCELNVMEQVYNLGHSTIMQSAWKRGQKVSVHGWAYGIHDGLLRNLEVTATNRETLEQRYRSGIANLKLKHVNHK; encoded by the coding sequence ATGAATGACATAGATACACTCATCAGCAACAATGCACTATGGTCAAAAATGCTGATAGAAGAGGACCCGGGATTTTTTGAGAAGCTGGCGAAGGCGCAGAACCCACGCTTTTTGTGGATTGGCTGCTCTGACAGCCGCGTCCCGGCGGAACGCCTGACAGGTCTTGATTCGGGTGAGCTGTTTGTTCACCGTAATGTCGCAAACCTGGTCATTCACACCGATCTCAATTGCCTTTCCGTCGTGCAGTACGCGGTGGACGTGCTGGAAGTGGAACACATTATTATTTGCGGCCACTACGGCTGCGGTGGCGTGCAGGCGGCGGTCGAGAACCCGGAACTGGGGTTGATCGATAACTGGCTGCTGCACATTCGCGATATCTGGTTCAAACATAGCTCACTGCTGGGCGAAATGCCGCAGGAGCGCCGCCTCGATACCCTTTGCGAGCTGAACGTCATGGAGCAGGTCTATAACCTGGGCCATTCGACCATCATGCAGTCGGCATGGAAGCGCGGGCAGAAAGTCTCGGTTCACGGCTGGGCGTATGGAATTCACGACGGGTTGCTACGTAACCTGGAAGTGACGGCCACCAACCGCGAAACCCTGGAGCAGCGCTATCGTTCCGGGATTGCCAACCTCAAGCTCAAGCACGTTAACCACAAATAA
- the cueO gene encoding multicopper oxidase CueO has product MQRRDFLKYSAVIGAASALPLWSRAVFAADRPALPIPNLLTADARSRIQLVVQSGKSAFGAHQATTWGYNGNLLGPALQLSRGKQVTVNIHNTLAQETTLHWHGLEVPGEVDGGPQGVIKAGGERTVTFTPDQHAATCWFHPHQHGKTGHQVAMGLAGLVLIEDDESRMLRLPKQWGIDDVPVIVQDKKFTADGQIDYQLDVMSAAVGWFGDTLLTNGAIYPQHSAPRGWLRLRLLNGCNARSLNFAASDQRPLYVVASDGGLLAEPVKVSELPMLMGERFEVLVDISDGKPFDIVTLPVSQMGMAVAPFDKPHPVLRIQPLVVTASGTLPDTLVAVPALPSLDGLTQRKLQLSMDPMLDMMGMQALMNKYGAQAMAGMHHGQSMGHMNMDHGKMGNMGHMNHGGGKGFDFHNANRINGQAFDMNTPMFAAQKGQYERWVISGEGDMMLHPFHIHGTQFRILSENGQAPAAHRTGWKDTVRVEGGVSEVLVKFEHDAPKEFAYMAHCHLLEHEDTGMMLGFTV; this is encoded by the coding sequence ATGCAACGTCGTGATTTTTTGAAATATTCAGCCGTCATCGGGGCTGCCAGCGCGTTACCTTTGTGGAGCCGCGCGGTATTTGCGGCCGACAGACCGGCGCTCCCGATCCCTAATTTACTGACGGCGGACGCCCGCAGCCGCATTCAGCTTGTCGTACAGTCCGGAAAATCGGCCTTTGGCGCGCATCAGGCGACGACATGGGGATATAACGGCAATTTGCTCGGTCCTGCGCTGCAGCTCTCTCGCGGCAAACAGGTGACGGTGAATATTCACAATACCCTCGCCCAGGAGACGACGCTGCACTGGCACGGCCTGGAAGTTCCCGGTGAAGTGGACGGCGGCCCGCAGGGCGTCATCAAAGCGGGCGGCGAGCGCACGGTGACCTTTACACCGGATCAGCACGCGGCAACCTGTTGGTTCCACCCGCATCAGCACGGTAAAACCGGGCATCAGGTGGCGATGGGGCTGGCGGGTCTGGTGCTGATTGAAGACGACGAGAGCCGAATGCTGCGCTTGCCGAAACAGTGGGGCATTGACGATGTGCCGGTGATCGTGCAGGACAAGAAATTTACCGCTGACGGGCAGATTGACTATCAGCTGGATGTGATGAGCGCGGCGGTCGGCTGGTTTGGCGACACGCTCCTGACCAACGGGGCGATCTACCCGCAGCATTCGGCGCCGAGAGGCTGGCTGCGTCTGCGCCTGCTCAACGGCTGTAACGCGCGATCTCTCAATTTTGCCGCCAGCGACCAGCGCCCGCTGTACGTGGTGGCCAGCGACGGCGGGCTATTGGCTGAGCCGGTAAAAGTCAGTGAGCTGCCGATGCTGATGGGCGAGCGTTTTGAAGTGCTGGTGGATATCAGCGACGGTAAGCCGTTTGACATCGTCACGCTCCCGGTGAGCCAGATGGGGATGGCGGTTGCGCCGTTCGATAAGCCGCACCCGGTGCTGCGCATCCAGCCGCTGGTGGTCACCGCCTCGGGCACGCTGCCGGACACCCTCGTTGCCGTGCCTGCGCTGCCGTCCCTCGACGGGCTCACCCAGCGTAAACTCCAGCTGTCGATGGACCCCATGCTCGACATGATGGGCATGCAGGCGCTGATGAATAAATATGGCGCTCAGGCGATGGCCGGGATGCACCACGGGCAGTCGATGGGTCATATGAACATGGATCACGGTAAGATGGGCAACATGGGCCATATGAATCACGGTGGCGGAAAAGGTTTTGATTTCCACAACGCCAACCGCATCAACGGGCAGGCCTTCGATATGAACACCCCGATGTTTGCGGCGCAAAAAGGGCAGTACGAGCGCTGGGTGATTTCCGGTGAGGGTGACATGATGCTGCACCCGTTCCACATTCACGGTACACAGTTCCGCATTTTGTCCGAGAACGGCCAGGCGCCTGCGGCGCATCGTACGGGCTGGAAAGATACGGTGCGGGTGGAAGGGGGCGTCAGCGAAGTGCTGGTGAAATTCGAGCATGACGCGCCGAAGGAGTTTGCCTATATGGCGCACTGTCATCTGCTGGAACATGAAGATACGGGGATGATGCTCGGGTTTACGGTGTAA